The genomic stretch GCCGCTATCGTGTCGACCTGCTGTGGCGTCCTTGCCAGCTCGCGCAGACGCGACAGACCGATGCGGCGTAGCCACGTGCCCGGCTTCGCAACGGCGAGGAACCCTGAGTCGCATCCGGGTCGGCGCAAGTCGAAGCCAAAACAGCACTGGCCGGGCATCACGCCAAGAAAATGTGACCGCGGCCCGACCGGATGTCCCTTTTCCAGCGCCACCGTGAAGACGAGCAGGCCACCGGACACCACGTACCAGAGGCTCGTTGAATCGTCGAGGAGGAACGGATGGTGCGCAACGGCTTCGATCAGCTCGCCTTCGTCCTCGATTCGCCGTGTTCTCGCCAAGAGGCTCGCGGGCGCCGGGATGACTACGGTCTCACTGAAGTCGAGAATGTTGAGATCGACCTGTGCCGTCGGGTCGTCCTGACCGAGACACTCGAGCACAATCTGGTGGCCAATCCGTATCTGATCGCCGGGCCGTAGATCGGCGCTGGCGACTTGCCGGCTGCCCATCCACACGCCGCCTTGGCTGTCGAGGTCGACGATGCGCAGGCCGCTCGATGTGCGCTCGAGGCGGGCATGCCGTCGCGAAACGTGCTTCTCGCCAAGGACGATGTCGGAGGAGGGGGCGCGTCCGATCGTGGCGGCGTCGCCATCGAGCTGGAAGATGGTGCCTTCACGAACGTGCTCGCCACCATGGACCACCTTGAGCGCGAGCGGCGGAGCCGGTGCTCGAGGCGCTACGGGCTGAGCCTCGACGGGCGACGAGACGCCACCGGTTAGCGGGCGACATTCGAAAACGGTCGATCCAATGCGAAACTGCTGACCGGGCGCGACCACCGTCTCAGCCACGCGATCGGCCCCGACCCAGACACCGTTGCCGCTGCCGAGATCCACCACACGGATGCCCGAGGGTGTCCATTCCACACGGGCATGCCGCCGCGACACGCTCGGATCCGTGAGCACCACGCCACAGCTGCCGTCGCGGCCGATGATCACCGATGAATCGACACGAATTGCGTGGTCGGATGGTTGACCCTCGGTGGTGGCGACTACACGGAGGAGAAAGACCATCTCGGTCACGTGCGGGTCGGGTGTCGTGCTGGCCAAAATCAGGATTCAGGATTCAGGATGCGGGGCGGCTCCCTCCGACGGAGGGCATCAGTGAAGGCTGATGAGGCGTTGGTAGGGGCCATCGATCTCCTTCATCTCCTCGTGCGTTCCGCGCTGTACCACGCGACCACGCTCCAGTACGATGATCTCGTCGCAATCTCGAATCGTGCTGAGTCGATGCGCGATGATGATGCAGGTGCAGCCGCGCCGGCGCATGTTGTCGTCGATCCACATCTCGGTTGTGGGGTCGAGCGCGCTCGTTGCTTCATCGAGCACGATAATCGACGGCTCACCCACGAGTGACCGTCCGATCTCGAGCCGCTGGCACTGACCGCCGCTGAAGTTACCACCGCCTTCCTCGACACGGGAGGCATACCCGCCTTCGCGTGCGCCGATCACATCATCGATGGCCGCATCCCGGCACGCTTGCGCCAAGCGGACGGGAGGGATGGTCGGATCCCACATCGTGACGTTGTCGGTGACGGTTCCGCCGAAGAGAAATAGCTCCTGGTCCACGACGGCGAGCGAGTTGACGACGAGGTCACGCGGCAGGGTCTCGCGTGCCACCCCGTCGAACAACACCTCCCCGCTCCAGGGCTTGTACAACCCAGACACCAGCTTGGCAATTGTTGATTTGCCGCTGCCGCTCCCGCCCACGAGTGCGACGCGGCGTCCAGGCTCGACGCTGAGATTGAAGTTGTCAATGAGCGGCTTGTCCAACGGACTGTAGCCGAACGTGACATCCTTGAGCTGGACCTGGCCAGACAGCTTGACGACCTTCCGCTGCGGCTCTTCCTCCTTTTCGACCTGTTCTTGCGCGTACTGCTCATCCTCGGGATATCGCAGGACGTCATCGAGCCGATTCATGTCCGCCTGCAGCTCCAGCAACATTGTGCCGAACTGTACGAAGTTACCGAGTGGGCGCGTGAAGCTGATGAGGAGCGTTTGATAGGCGACGAGCATGCCGACCGTGAACTCGCCGCCCATCACTTTGAGGCCGCCGAGCACCAAGACCGCCGCTGTGGAGGCGGTTTGGACAAAGGGGGGGACGGCGCTCGCGAGCTGCGAGAGGACGCCGAGCTCCTGCTCCGTGTTGATGCTCTTGGCGTAGTACCCAGCCCAGCGTCCGAAGAACTCGCCCTCCGATCCGGTCGCCTTGAGGGTCTCGATCATGCGCAGACCGTTCATGGCGGTGCCCATGAGCTTGCCTTTGTCCTGCCTGAGGCGGCGGCTGGCGTCGACACGGGCTCGCGCCGCGAGCTTGATCGCGGCGACATTGCACATCGCGATCAGGATCACGGCGCAGGTGAGGGCAACGTCGTACCAGAACATGAGCAGCGTGTAGAAGATCGTCATCACGCCGTCGATGACCGTCGTCGCGAGCCTTCCAGAGATGACCCGCGCGACCTTGTCGTTGATCTGGACACGCGACCCGATCTCGCCCGCGAACCGTTGGCCGAAGTAGGCGGCAGGCAGCCGGAGGATGTGGTTGAAGAATCGGCTCGACGTGGAAAGCGCGAGCTTCGTTTCGAGACGAAGGAGGTAGTAGCGCTGCAGCCACGTCAGCAGCCCCTGCACGATGATCGTGGCGACCATGAAGACGAGCAGCGGCCGAATGAGCCACGCCTGATTGCCAATGAGGTAGTCGTCGATGAAGATCCGAGTAAAGGTCGGAATGACCAGCCCGGGAACGACCAGGAACAGACCGCACAGCATCACGAACATCAGCGCCTGCTCCGACCCCACGAGCCGCCGCCGCAGGGCGGGCACCATGTTCGGCGGATCGCCGCCCGGCTCGAACGCCGGCCCCGGCTTGAACGTCAGGACGACGCCGGAATAGGAGCCATCGAGCTCTTGGAGCGAGATCGCGCGCGGCCCTTGCGCTGGGTCGTTGAGATAGGCTGCCTTCTCGTCGAAGCCATCGAGGACAACGAAGTGATTGAAGTTCCAGAAGAGAATGACCGGTAGCTCGAGCGCATAGAGCTTTGAGAGCTCCTCGTACTTGTAGCCCTTGGCGTCGAGACCGTACTTTCGTGCGGCCCGCAGCACGTTGCTGGCCTTGCTGCCGTCGCGCGACACGCCGCACTCGTGCCGCAGCTCCTCGAGCGGGACCCAGCGACCGTAGTGGGCCAGGATGCTCGCGAGCGCGGCCGCACCACATTCCACCGCCTCCATCTGGAGGACGGTGGGCGTCTGCACGCGGCGCGCAGGCGGCGTCGGAACCGCGGGCATCGACGCCTCGGCAAGCTGAGCGTCCGCGCCGCCCCCTGGGAGGGCGTCCAGCCGACGCCTCAGTCTCGCGGGTCGGAGGCGACGAAGGAGAGGAAGGGCGGATCCACGAAACGCACGGAGGGCACCACGGAAGGAGCCATGAAGGACACGAAGAGCGCGAAGAAGTGGGTCAACCAACCGACGTTGTCGAGAATCGCGTGGACCGAATGGCGTCGCCATTGGCGTTCTCTACTCTCGTCTCCAGTAGCCTTGCGCTCACACCTAGCCCTCGCCCCCGCCCGGCCTTGCCTCTGACCGCTGACGCCTGATCTCTACGAAGCACCGAGCGTGCTGCGAATCAACGGTAACACGTAGGTGATCGGCGCGCGCCGGTCGACAATCACCGAGACGGTCACCGGCGTGCCGCCAACGATCCGAAACGGCGGGCCTTCCGACGAGGACCACGTGAAGCCGCTCGGTGTCTTGCGGTTCTCGACGAGATCGGCCCTTACCTCGAATGTTGCGCCCTCCGCGCTCAGCTGCTGGGCGAGGGTCTGGTTGGCTGTTGTCGCCAAGATCATCTCGGGAGACACGGGGTATGCGCCGACGTGACTCACCGACGCCCTCAAGAAGCCGTACTCCTCGCGCTTGACGTTTGTCGGCGAGACCTCTGCCTCCATCCCTAGGTTGATCCGCTTGCCGGAGTTCGCGCTGACGTAGACGATCGGCTCGAAGCTCGACGAGGAAGGCTCGATGATGGCGACAACCTCACCGTTGCGGACGCGATCCCCAACGCGC from Luteitalea sp. encodes the following:
- a CDS encoding NHLP family bacteriocin export ABC transporter peptidase/permease/ATPase subunit; this encodes MPAVPTPPARRVQTPTVLQMEAVECGAAALASILAHYGRWVPLEELRHECGVSRDGSKASNVLRAARKYGLDAKGYKYEELSKLYALELPVILFWNFNHFVVLDGFDEKAAYLNDPAQGPRAISLQELDGSYSGVVLTFKPGPAFEPGGDPPNMVPALRRRLVGSEQALMFVMLCGLFLVVPGLVIPTFTRIFIDDYLIGNQAWLIRPLLVFMVATIIVQGLLTWLQRYYLLRLETKLALSTSSRFFNHILRLPAAYFGQRFAGEIGSRVQINDKVARVISGRLATTVIDGVMTIFYTLLMFWYDVALTCAVILIAMCNVAAIKLAARARVDASRRLRQDKGKLMGTAMNGLRMIETLKATGSEGEFFGRWAGYYAKSINTEQELGVLSQLASAVPPFVQTASTAAVLVLGGLKVMGGEFTVGMLVAYQTLLISFTRPLGNFVQFGTMLLELQADMNRLDDVLRYPEDEQYAQEQVEKEEEPQRKVVKLSGQVQLKDVTFGYSPLDKPLIDNFNLSVEPGRRVALVGGSGSGKSTIAKLVSGLYKPWSGEVLFDGVARETLPRDLVVNSLAVVDQELFLFGGTVTDNVTMWDPTIPPVRLAQACRDAAIDDVIGAREGGYASRVEEGGGNFSGGQCQRLEIGRSLVGEPSIIVLDEATSALDPTTEMWIDDNMRRRGCTCIIIAHRLSTIRDCDEIIVLERGRVVQRGTHEEMKEIDGPYQRLISLH